A portion of the Manihot esculenta cultivar AM560-2 chromosome 2, M.esculenta_v8, whole genome shotgun sequence genome contains these proteins:
- the LOC110609021 gene encoding transcription factor bHLH110 isoform X1 has translation MEPSNNLHPQHKLQEQYGASYSSFLFQPEHKASSTNAIFLESWQPNRDSMYPAGFMSFYEAAAPYCFSQQSADELLRAEIKQDFPDSFPKLSEIMNSPCNGHVHESHSVSAKYKQQQYSHHHDHLGENHRLRNFFSSRQPIKQLHLSAGVDQLHSNNNNDPQNFSSTLERSSSSASSGYNFSHILPSINISNSDLDLNLQAVDLLTLKYDASAASSSQQASQNATLGNFIGELFKESPASSSNKGSAFEDAIQRKKRQKSCVQSKKEQQPPARYSCPPLKVIRKEKLRERIATLQRLVAPYGKTDTASVLTEAIGYIQFLHDQVQTLSVPYMRSSYSNTTRSMQLNSSEEDGKGQPKRDLLDRGLCLVPLSCASFFISYGGGI, from the exons ATGGAGCCTTCTAATAATCTCCATCCCCAGCACAAGCTCCAAGAACAGTATGGAGCatcttattcttcttttttatttcaacCAGAGCATAAGGCTTCAAGTACCAATGCCATCTTTTT GGAGTCTTGGCAACCAAATAGAGATTCCATGTATCCTGCAGGCTTCATGAGTTTCTACGAAGCTGCTGCACCCTACTGTTTCAGCCAACAATCTGCCGATGAGTTGCTACGTGCAGAGATCAAACAAGACTTTCCGGATTCCTTTCCCAAGCTGAGTGAAATCATGAACAGTCCTTGTAATGGTCATGTACATGAATCTCATTCTGTGTCAGCAAAATACAAGCAGCAGCAGTATTCTCATCATCATGATCATCTTGGTGAAAATCACCGGCTCAGAAACTTCTTTTCTTCTCGTCAACCTATCAAACAGCTACATCTTTCAGCTGGAGTAGATCAGTTACACTCTAATAATAATAACGATCCTCAGAACTTTTCAAGTACTTTGGAAAGATCATCATCATCTGCTTCTAGCGGATATAACTTCAGCCATATTCTACCAAGTATAAATATCTCAAACTCGGATTTGGACTTAAACTTGCAAGCCGTGGACCTTTTAACTCTTAAATATGATGCTTCCGCTGCCAGTTCTAGCCAGCAGGCTTCACAAAATGCTACTCTTGGTAATTTCATCGGGGAACTCTTTAAAGAAAGTCCTGCAAGTAGCTCAAACAAA GGCTCAGCCTTTGAAGATGCAATTCAGAGAAAAAAGAGACAAAAGAGTTGTGTCCAGTCTAAAAAGGAGCAACAGCCACCAGCACGATACTCATGCCCCCCATTGAAG GTTATAAGAAAGGAAAAACTAAGAGAAAGGATTGCAACTCTTCAAAGGTTGGTGGCACCTTATGGGAAG ACAGATACTGCATCTGTATTGACAGAAGCTATTGGGTACATCCAATTTCTTCATGACCAAGTGCAG ACATTGAGTGTGCCGTACATGAGGTCATCATACAGCAACACAACTAGATCAATGCAACTG AATTCAAGCGAGGAAGATGGGAAGGGACAGCCGAAGAGAGATCTTTTAGATAGAGGTTTATGCCTTGTGCCCTTATCTTGTGCCTCATTCTTCATTAGTTACGGTGGTGGAATTTGA
- the LOC110609021 gene encoding transcription factor bHLH110 isoform X3: MYPAGFMSFYEAAAPYCFSQQSADELLRAEIKQDFPDSFPKLSEIMNSPCNGHVHESHSVSAKYKQQQYSHHHDHLGENHRLRNFFSSRQPIKQLHLSAGVDQLHSNNNNDPQNFSSTLERSSSSASSGYNFSHILPSINISNSDLDLNLQAVDLLTLKYDASAASSSQQASQNATLGNFIGELFKESPASSSNKGSAFEDAIQRKKRQKSCVQSKKEQQPPARYSCPPLKVIRKEKLRERIATLQRLVAPYGKTDTASVLTEAIGYIQFLHDQVQTLSVPYMRSSYSNTTRSMQLNSSEEDGKGQPKRDLLDRGLCLVPLSCASFFISYGGGI, from the exons ATGTATCCTGCAGGCTTCATGAGTTTCTACGAAGCTGCTGCACCCTACTGTTTCAGCCAACAATCTGCCGATGAGTTGCTACGTGCAGAGATCAAACAAGACTTTCCGGATTCCTTTCCCAAGCTGAGTGAAATCATGAACAGTCCTTGTAATGGTCATGTACATGAATCTCATTCTGTGTCAGCAAAATACAAGCAGCAGCAGTATTCTCATCATCATGATCATCTTGGTGAAAATCACCGGCTCAGAAACTTCTTTTCTTCTCGTCAACCTATCAAACAGCTACATCTTTCAGCTGGAGTAGATCAGTTACACTCTAATAATAATAACGATCCTCAGAACTTTTCAAGTACTTTGGAAAGATCATCATCATCTGCTTCTAGCGGATATAACTTCAGCCATATTCTACCAAGTATAAATATCTCAAACTCGGATTTGGACTTAAACTTGCAAGCCGTGGACCTTTTAACTCTTAAATATGATGCTTCCGCTGCCAGTTCTAGCCAGCAGGCTTCACAAAATGCTACTCTTGGTAATTTCATCGGGGAACTCTTTAAAGAAAGTCCTGCAAGTAGCTCAAACAAA GGCTCAGCCTTTGAAGATGCAATTCAGAGAAAAAAGAGACAAAAGAGTTGTGTCCAGTCTAAAAAGGAGCAACAGCCACCAGCACGATACTCATGCCCCCCATTGAAG GTTATAAGAAAGGAAAAACTAAGAGAAAGGATTGCAACTCTTCAAAGGTTGGTGGCACCTTATGGGAAG ACAGATACTGCATCTGTATTGACAGAAGCTATTGGGTACATCCAATTTCTTCATGACCAAGTGCAG ACATTGAGTGTGCCGTACATGAGGTCATCATACAGCAACACAACTAGATCAATGCAACTG AATTCAAGCGAGGAAGATGGGAAGGGACAGCCGAAGAGAGATCTTTTAGATAGAGGTTTATGCCTTGTGCCCTTATCTTGTGCCTCATTCTTCATTAGTTACGGTGGTGGAATTTGA
- the LOC110609021 gene encoding transcription factor bHLH110 isoform X2: MEPSNNLHPQHKLQEQYGASYSSFLFQPEHKASSTNAIFLESWQPNRDSMYPAGFMSFYEAAAPYCFSQQSADELLRAEIKQDFPDSFPKLSEIMNSPCNGHVHESHSVSAKYKQQQYSHHHDHLGENHRLRNFFSSRQPIKQLHLSAGVDQLHSNNNNDPQNFSSTLERSSSSASSGYNFSHILPSINISNSDLDLNLQAVDLLTLKYDASAASSSQQASQNATLGNFIGELFKESPASSSNKGSAFEDAIQRKKRQKSCVQSKKEQQPPARYSCPPLKVIRKEKLRERIATLQRLVAPYGKTDTASVLTEAIGYIQFLHDQVQTLSVPYMRSSYSNTTRSMQLFAEFKRGRWEGTAEERSFR; the protein is encoded by the exons ATGGAGCCTTCTAATAATCTCCATCCCCAGCACAAGCTCCAAGAACAGTATGGAGCatcttattcttcttttttatttcaacCAGAGCATAAGGCTTCAAGTACCAATGCCATCTTTTT GGAGTCTTGGCAACCAAATAGAGATTCCATGTATCCTGCAGGCTTCATGAGTTTCTACGAAGCTGCTGCACCCTACTGTTTCAGCCAACAATCTGCCGATGAGTTGCTACGTGCAGAGATCAAACAAGACTTTCCGGATTCCTTTCCCAAGCTGAGTGAAATCATGAACAGTCCTTGTAATGGTCATGTACATGAATCTCATTCTGTGTCAGCAAAATACAAGCAGCAGCAGTATTCTCATCATCATGATCATCTTGGTGAAAATCACCGGCTCAGAAACTTCTTTTCTTCTCGTCAACCTATCAAACAGCTACATCTTTCAGCTGGAGTAGATCAGTTACACTCTAATAATAATAACGATCCTCAGAACTTTTCAAGTACTTTGGAAAGATCATCATCATCTGCTTCTAGCGGATATAACTTCAGCCATATTCTACCAAGTATAAATATCTCAAACTCGGATTTGGACTTAAACTTGCAAGCCGTGGACCTTTTAACTCTTAAATATGATGCTTCCGCTGCCAGTTCTAGCCAGCAGGCTTCACAAAATGCTACTCTTGGTAATTTCATCGGGGAACTCTTTAAAGAAAGTCCTGCAAGTAGCTCAAACAAA GGCTCAGCCTTTGAAGATGCAATTCAGAGAAAAAAGAGACAAAAGAGTTGTGTCCAGTCTAAAAAGGAGCAACAGCCACCAGCACGATACTCATGCCCCCCATTGAAG GTTATAAGAAAGGAAAAACTAAGAGAAAGGATTGCAACTCTTCAAAGGTTGGTGGCACCTTATGGGAAG ACAGATACTGCATCTGTATTGACAGAAGCTATTGGGTACATCCAATTTCTTCATGACCAAGTGCAG ACATTGAGTGTGCCGTACATGAGGTCATCATACAGCAACACAACTAGATCAATGCAACTG TTTGCAGAATTCAAGCGAGGAAGATGGGAAGGGACAGCCGAAGAGAGATCTTTTAGATAG
- the LOC110609022 gene encoding bZIP transcription factor 11: protein MVSSSGASSGSIIQRKPSSEEDLQQIMDQRKRKRMLSNREAARRSRMKKQKRLDDLMSQLDQLEKENNEIFNNICITSQLLLNVEAKNSILIAQVDELSHRLESLNEIVNYVNFSNGLIIKDEYDDQMIIDDYVVNPWINSFHVNQPIMDMALF, encoded by the coding sequence atggTCTCTTCTAGTGGGGCATCTTCAGGATCCATCATACAGAGAAAACCAAGCTCTGAGGAGGATCTGCAGCAGATCATGGATCAAAGAAAACGTAAAAGAATGCTATCCAATAGGGAAGCAGCGCGTAGATCCCGGATGAAGAAGCAGAAGCGCTTGGATGATCTCATGTCTCAACTGGATCAGCTCGAGAAAGAAAACAATGAGATCTTTAATAATATCTGCATCACCTCTCAACTCTTGTTGAACGTGGAAGCTAAGAATTCAATCCTCATAGCTCAGGTGGATGAGCTCAGCCACAGATTAGAGTCTCTCAATGAGATCGTCAATTACGTGAATTTCAGCAATGGCCTAATTATCAAAGACGAATATGACGATCAGATGATCATTGACGATTATGTCGTGAATCCATGGATCAACTCTTTCCATGTGAATCAACCCATCATGGACATGGCCCTGTTctga
- the LOC110609020 gene encoding uncharacterized protein LOC110609020, translating into MCSENPRKWRFTWETQSHSPNLKLFIFDSRTKSSIHCISLEVRLHLPQSQLLVSWIGEDTEKISIRVPIPKLLIDPDSPVSFRALDDHIEVKLVLLLPVDHPIFSNLSLSDDGENNEALDSVKPLKMDSDLKNLSTMEGVHFYCQSCSTRLTRSCIRQFVEMPSVDWREMADNWFGACCCSFGGISEKLVNRFADAYTCARGLCLLNSTSVIICKDDLVASNFADWNGIQRFEPRENFAGRNSLSEEANLDFGSNLRSDASCDNHNEKADVNRTLRSSHLNFYNHGEDIKCKVREEEPNAIGLFYAKPASDLSENVASELGCCNSTHYEQEYVEMSTHEVSKLSLVDQNNSEAVNAMVNRRSFLNGFLGNVFMARSYNLSMDIEWKQFVCPNCSTVLGAYPCADGDLPVDNGVRLLKCYLSTSLPVGRSDDLFRKYTLEKMFANQLIESAKDELSFRTVIRDLTTKSPMLQIVLLNPNSWYCTGSCLDAECGEKSALKLDLHPIIKLLFSDCSNNKGSQLRVLEDWIAKNQAEEVFMLPHLIEELTENIASMKDQLPPSCIFFQGLSLSFLLR; encoded by the exons ATGTGCTCTGAAAACCCTAGAAAATGGAGGTTCACATGGGAGACCCAATCTCACTCCCCAAATCTCAAGTTATTCATCTTCGATTCCCGTACAAAATCTTCAATTCATTGCATAAGCCTCGAGGTCCGGCTACATCTTCCGCAATCTCAACTTCTCGTCAGCTGGATTGGAGAAGATACCGAGAAAATCTCGATTAGGGTTCCGATTCCTAAACTTCTAATCGATCCCGATTCTCCTGTGAGTTTTAGAGCCCTCGATGATCACATTGAAGTTAAGCTTGTGTTGCTTCTTCCAGTTGATCACCCCATATTTTCCAACTTGAGTTTGAGCGATGATGGAGAGAATAATGAGGCTTTGGATTCAGTAAAACCACTCAAAATGGACTCTG ATTTAAAGAATTTATCAACAATGGAAGGAGTGCATTTTTACTGCCAAAGTTGCTCAACTAGGTTGACCAGAAGTTGCATCAG ACAGTTTGTGGAAATGCCATCAGTTGACTGGCGGGAGATGGCTGACAACTGGTTTGGAGCCTGCTGTTGTTCATTTGGAGGTATAAGTGAGAAGCTGGTGAATAGGTTCGCAGATGCTTATACATGTGCAAGGGGCTTGTGCTTGTTAAATTCTACATCTGTTATTATTTGCAAGGATGATCTTGTAGCAAGTAACTTTGCTGACTGGAATGGAATTCAAAGGTTTGAGCCCAGAGAGAATTTCGCTGGTCGGAATAGTTTAAGTGAAGAAGCAAATCTAGATTTTGGATCTAATCTCAGAAGTGATGCCAGTTGTGATAATCATAATGAGAAAGCGGATGTTAATAGGACTTTGAGGTCTTCACATCTCAACTTTTATAATCATGGTGAGGACATCAAATGTAAAGTTAGGGAGGAAGAACCTAATGCTATTGGATTATTTTATGCGAAACCAGCATCAGATCTCTCTGAAAATGTAGCATCAGAGCTTGGTTGTTGCAATTCAACCCATTATGAACAAGAATATGTTGAAATGAGCACACATGAGGTGTCTAAACTTTCATTAGTGGATCAGAATAATAGTGAAGCTGTAAATGCCATGGTCAATAGGAGATCTTTTCTTAATGGGTTTCTTGGAAATGTTTTCATGGCTAGATCCTATAATCTTTCTATGGATATTGAGTGGAAGCAATTTGTTTGCCCTAACTGTTCAACTGTTCTTGGAGCTTATCCTTGTGCTGATGGTGATCTCCCTGTGGATAATGGAGTTAGACTTTTGAAATGTTACCTTTCCACTTCGTTGCCTGTTGGTAGATCAGATGACTTATTCAG GAAATATACTTTGGAGAAAATGTTTGCAAATCAACTAATAGAAAGTGCAAAAGATGAGTTGTCATTTCGGACTGTAATCAGGGATTTGACAACCAAATCTCCAATGCTGCAAATCGTGCTTTTAAATCCAAATTCATGGTACTGCACTGGTAGCTGTTTAGATGCAGAGTGTGGTGAGAAATCAGCATTGAAGTTGGACTTGCATCCGATTATCAAGCTTCTGTTTTCTGACTGTAGCAACAATAAAGGATCCCAATTAAG GGTGTTAGAAGATTGGATAGCCAAGAATCAAGCAGAAGAAGTTTTCATGTTGCCCCATCTAATAGAAGAATTGACTGAAAACATCGCATCCATGAAGGATCAACTTCCACCCTCTTGTATTTTCTTCCAGGGTCTATCACTGTCGTTCTTGCTGAGGTAA
- the LOC110609815 gene encoding AAA-ATPase At1g43910, protein MASLFKEIPSMSTLLSAYASISTLSMLIRTILNEMIPKRMRDFINSKFSDFFSSYFSSDFTFIIEDRWQAVHSETFRAIEVYLPTKIGPSTRSLLLGNNDSNNITAPPKPGIPVDTKVIDDFQGMRLEWTLREKEAKKYYFRNKRFFELNCRKKDRERVVQSYLPYISSTAESILSKRETLNLYTYDHEGSMWESTVFKHPASFETLAMDPDLKDSIIRDLDLFLQRKKYFQSVGRAWKRGYLLYGPPGTGKSTLVAAIANYLRFHIYDLQLQGVRNDSDLRRILTSTTNRSILLIEDIDCSTKSSRSRTHTRIPNDDDNDDDDRDQGNNKISFDPGVTLSGLLNFIDGLWSSCGDERIIIFTTNYKEKLDPALLRPGRMDVHIYMGHCTPAGFKKLADTYLGIKDHPLFKCTEELIQSVAITPAEVAQQLMKCEDAQLALESLMEFINAKENQIKETEAKKDEEEVIKQEIVVLRKDVKLGEKQDDEIEKRCVYLT, encoded by the exons ATGGCCTCTCTGTTCAAAGAAATTCCTTCCATGTCCACTCTCCTCTCCGCCTACGCCTCCATCTCCACCTTGTCCATGCTCATCCGTACCATCCTCAACGAAATGATCCCAAAGCGTATGCGGGATTTCATCAATTCCAAATTCTCTGATTTCTTCTCTTCCTATTTCTCCTCTGATTTCACCTTCATCATTGAAGATCGCTGGCAAGCTGTTCACAGCGAAACTTTTCGTGCTATTGAGGTCTATCTTCCTACCAAGATTGGTCCCTCCACCAGAAGCCTCCTCCTTGGCAATAATGACAGTAACAATATCACTGCTCCACCAAAACCAGGCATTCCTGTTGATACTAAAGTCATCGATGACTTCCAAGGTATGCGCCTCGAATGGACTCTTCGTGAGAAAGAAGCTAAGAAGTATTATTTCAGGAACAAGCGATTCTTCGAGTTGAATTGCAGAAAGAAAGACAGAGAAAGAGTTGTACAGAGCTACTTGCCTTATATTTCTAGCACTGCAGAATCGATCTTGAGCAAACGCGAGACTCTTAATCTCTACACTTACGATCATGAAGGTTCCATGTGGGAATCTACTGTTTTCAAGCACCCAGCTAGCTTTGAAACTCTGGCTATGGATCCTGACCTTAAGGACTCCATTATACGAGACCTTGACTTGTTTTTGCAACGCAAGAAGTACTTCCAGAGTGTGGGCAGGGCTTGGAAGAGAGGGTATCTTCTGTATGGTCCTCCTGGGACTGGGAAATCAACACTTGTTGCTGCCATTGCGAACTATCTTAGGTTCCATATCTATGATCTCCAGCTTCAAGGCGTACGCAATGATAGTGATCTCAGGCGTATACTCACATCCACCACCAATCGTTCCATCCTTCTCATTGAGGACATTGATTGCAGCACCAAATCTTCCCGTTCACGTACTCACACTCGGATTCCCAACGATGACGACAATGATGATGATGACCGCGATCAAGGCAACAATAAAATTTCTTTTGATCCTGGG GTAACGTTGTCAGGCTTACTGAATTTCATTGATGGGCTATGGTCAAGCTGCGGAGATGAGAGAATCATCATCTTTACCACAAATTACAAAGAAAAATTGGATCCTGCATTGCTACGCCCAGGACGCATGGATGTTCACATCTACATGGGCCACTGTACTCCAGCAGGCTTCAAGAAACTTGCGGACACTTACCTTGGGATTAAGGACCATCCTCTCTTCAAATGCACTGAAGAACTCATTCAAAGTGTAGCCATAACCCCAGCAGAGGTAGCTCAGCAACTTATGAAGTGTGAAGACGCTCAACTTGCCCTTGAAAGTCTCATGGAGTTCATCAATGCCAAGGAGAATCAGATTAAGGAAACCGAAGCtaaaaaagatgaagaagagGTCATCAAACAAGAAATTGTTGTGCTTAGAAAAGATGTGAAATTGGGGGAGAAGCAAGATGATGAGATTGAAAAGAGATGTGTTTACTTGACTTGA